One window of Neptuniibacter halophilus genomic DNA carries:
- a CDS encoding sugar transferase has protein sequence MTTCDELGDVKGRLSSCQAFQKRSFDFIFSAFGLLVFWWLILIAWIAASYDTRSNGFFIQRRVGRNGRIFKVIKIKTMRPIDSFNTTVTRRGDPRITSLGAFLRRTKIDELPQLFNVFIGEMSFVGPRPDVPGFADKLSGDEQVMLSIRPGITGPATLKYRNEEELLAEQDDPDAYNAEVIWPDKVKINIEYIRKWSLSRDFQYILQTVFH, from the coding sequence ATGACTACCTGTGATGAATTAGGCGATGTAAAAGGTAGGCTCAGCAGTTGTCAGGCCTTTCAGAAACGATCTTTTGATTTTATTTTTTCTGCCTTTGGTCTGCTTGTTTTTTGGTGGCTGATTCTTATTGCGTGGATCGCTGCTAGTTACGACACCCGCTCGAATGGTTTTTTTATTCAGCGGCGTGTAGGGCGCAACGGGAGAATCTTTAAAGTGATAAAGATTAAAACTATGCGCCCAATTGATTCGTTTAACACTACTGTCACACGGCGTGGTGATCCAAGAATAACATCACTTGGCGCTTTTCTACGACGAACAAAAATCGATGAGTTGCCACAATTATTTAATGTTTTTATTGGTGAAATGAGTTTTGTTGGTCCCCGTCCAGATGTTCCAGGGTTTGCGGATAAATTAAGCGGTGATGAGCAGGTAATGCTATCCATCAGGCCGGGTATTACTGGTCCCGCAACATTAAAGTATCGAAACGAGGAGGAGTTGCTTGCCGAGCAAGATGACCCGGATGCCTATAACGCTGAGGTTATCTGGCCTGATAAGGTAAAGATCAACATTGAATATATTCGTAAATGGTCTCTTAGTCGTGACTTTCAATACATCCTACAAACGGTTTTTCATTAA
- a CDS encoding sulfite exporter TauE/SafE family protein produces the protein MIEIEWALLSGALVGFIVGITGVGGGALMAPILLLGFKLDLTVVIATDLLFATITKLAASGLHAKNGYVDRQIIKRMWLGSIPAAVIVVALAHSGLLFDHPSWIATLLGFLVILSGLSMLFGKYFQALQKRRRIATPTSFKKLQPSATVLGGVLLGGLVSTTSIGAGAVGALLLRALYPLRMQPKNLVATDTLHAIPVSLIAGVSYLGMGYTHLELLSYLVLGSIPAAIIGSHMVTLSKPELIKNLLSIALLIAGYKLLST, from the coding sequence GTGATTGAAATTGAATGGGCACTACTCTCCGGTGCTTTGGTCGGTTTTATTGTCGGTATAACCGGTGTTGGAGGAGGGGCTTTAATGGCTCCTATTCTGCTATTGGGCTTCAAACTAGACCTGACTGTAGTCATTGCCACTGATTTACTGTTTGCTACCATAACTAAACTAGCCGCAAGTGGGCTGCACGCTAAAAATGGCTATGTTGACCGGCAAATCATCAAACGCATGTGGCTTGGCAGTATACCGGCAGCTGTTATTGTTGTAGCCCTCGCCCACTCAGGTCTGTTATTCGACCATCCGTCCTGGATTGCAACACTACTCGGCTTCCTGGTAATTCTTTCAGGCCTCTCTATGTTGTTTGGGAAGTATTTCCAGGCCTTACAAAAGCGCCGACGAATAGCGACTCCAACTTCATTTAAAAAACTCCAACCCAGCGCAACAGTACTGGGAGGTGTCTTGCTTGGTGGACTGGTATCTACAACTTCAATCGGTGCAGGTGCAGTCGGAGCACTACTTCTCAGAGCCCTATACCCGCTAAGAATGCAACCCAAAAACCTGGTCGCTACTGATACTCTGCATGCAATCCCGGTATCGCTGATAGCGGGAGTAAGCTATCTTGGGATGGGTTATACTCACCTCGAGCTTCTCAGCTATTTAGTTCTGGGTTCTATTCCTGCTGCAATAATAGGAAGTCATATGGTGACATTATCTAAGCCAGAGTTAATTAAAAACCTCTTGAGCATTGCTTTACTAATTGCCGGCTACAAATTATTAAGTACCTAG
- the cysQ gene encoding 3'(2'),5'-bisphosphate nucleotidase CysQ, giving the protein MNIAQKILSDSNILSSLKHLMWEAGDVIIDIYNNEKIDITTKKDQSPVTKADLAAHNVLIQGLSKLTPEIPVVSEEDPASLAIPETVSVYWLIDPLDGTKEFINRNGQFTCNLALIESHKPTLGFVGIPVKDELYIGGDGIQSIREKRGSSSTEEQIHCSRISADLTRVVASKSHLNAETEAFINSLEGDVELVQAGSSLKFLKIATGEADIYPRLAPTCEWDTAAAHAVLEGAGGSITQSSGSPMVYGKRDILNPYFIAKGHR; this is encoded by the coding sequence ATGAATATTGCTCAAAAAATTCTGTCTGATTCGAACATTTTATCTTCACTAAAGCATCTTATGTGGGAAGCAGGTGATGTGATTATCGACATCTACAACAATGAAAAAATCGATATCACAACAAAAAAAGATCAATCCCCTGTGACTAAAGCCGACCTCGCTGCGCATAACGTTCTAATTCAGGGGCTTTCAAAACTAACACCAGAGATTCCTGTTGTCAGCGAAGAAGACCCCGCTTCTCTAGCTATACCTGAAACGGTTTCAGTATATTGGCTTATTGACCCATTAGATGGCACAAAAGAATTTATCAACAGAAATGGTCAATTCACATGTAACCTGGCTCTCATTGAATCCCACAAACCCACCCTTGGTTTTGTGGGCATTCCAGTAAAAGATGAGCTTTACATTGGTGGGGATGGTATTCAGTCGATACGCGAAAAGCGGGGTAGTTCAAGCACAGAGGAACAGATTCATTGCTCACGTATTTCCGCAGATTTAACCCGTGTTGTCGCAAGTAAAAGTCACTTAAATGCGGAAACAGAGGCGTTTATTAATTCACTAGAAGGCGACGTCGAATTAGTTCAAGCGGGGAGCAGTCTCAAATTCTTAAAAATTGCAACCGGCGAAGCGGATATCTATCCACGACTGGCCCCAACCTGCGAATGGGATACGGCAGCGGCCCACGCCGTACTTGAGGGAGCTGGCGGTAGTATTACACAAAGCAGCGGCAGCCCCATGGTCTACGGAAAAAGGGATATTCTGAACCCTTATTTCATTGCTAAGGGCCACCGGTGA
- a CDS encoding DegT/DnrJ/EryC1/StrS family aminotransferase, whose protein sequence is MLNGPFSPWPSFTSEEADAVRDILLSNKVNYWTGQEGRLFEKEFADFSQSKFAIALANGTVALDLALRALDIGAEDEVIVTSRTFLASVSSIVNAGAVPVFADIDRDSQNITADTIKMVLTPRTKAIVCVHLAGWPCEMDSIMKLAAENDLYVIEDCAQAHGAKYMGRSVGSIGHIGTWSFCQDKIMTTGGEGGMVTTNSRELWSKMWSYKDHGKSWEAVYEREHPPGFRWLHESFGTNWRMTEMQAAIGRIQLARMGDWHDRRVRYANQIWAAAKECSALRVPELPDVIEHAAYKCYVFVKNGQRDQIMAEINEQGVPCFSGSCSEVYLEKAFDNSGGRPAERLPVAKELGETSLMFLCHPTLTQDELDKTCCVIREVCR, encoded by the coding sequence ATGTTAAATGGACCTTTTTCTCCATGGCCCTCTTTCACATCAGAAGAGGCGGATGCGGTTCGGGATATTCTGCTTTCGAATAAGGTTAACTATTGGACTGGGCAGGAAGGCCGCTTGTTTGAGAAAGAGTTCGCTGATTTTTCTCAATCTAAGTTTGCTATTGCGCTTGCAAACGGAACTGTAGCACTGGATCTTGCATTGAGGGCACTCGATATTGGTGCAGAGGATGAGGTAATTGTTACTTCAAGAACTTTCCTTGCTTCAGTTTCTAGCATTGTGAATGCGGGGGCAGTACCTGTTTTCGCAGATATCGATCGGGATAGTCAGAATATTACAGCCGACACCATCAAAATGGTTCTGACCCCCCGTACGAAGGCCATTGTATGTGTACACCTTGCCGGGTGGCCCTGCGAGATGGATTCAATTATGAAACTGGCTGCAGAAAACGATCTTTATGTGATTGAGGATTGTGCTCAGGCTCATGGCGCGAAATATATGGGTAGGTCTGTCGGTTCAATAGGACATATTGGTACCTGGTCATTCTGCCAAGACAAAATAATGACTACAGGTGGTGAAGGCGGCATGGTTACGACCAATAGCAGAGAACTGTGGTCTAAAATGTGGTCTTATAAGGATCATGGCAAAAGCTGGGAAGCTGTCTATGAACGAGAGCATCCGCCAGGATTTCGATGGTTACATGAATCATTCGGTACTAACTGGCGTATGACCGAAATGCAGGCGGCAATAGGCCGCATTCAACTGGCTCGTATGGGGGATTGGCATGACCGGCGTGTTCGTTATGCCAATCAAATATGGGCAGCAGCAAAAGAATGCTCTGCTCTTCGCGTGCCTGAATTACCCGATGTAATTGAGCATGCTGCATACAAATGCTATGTCTTTGTTAAAAACGGTCAGCGCGATCAGATCATGGCAGAGATTAACGAACAAGGTGTTCCTTGTTTCTCTGGTTCTTGTTCTGAAGTCTATCTAGAGAAGGCATTTGATAATTCAGGGGGGAGGCCTGCTGAAAGATTGCCTGTGGCGAAGGAGCTGGGTGAAACGAGTCTGATGTTCCTTTGTCATCCAACACTGACCCAGGACGAATTAGATAAAACGTGTTGTGTTATCAGAGAGGTCTGTCGTTGA